Proteins encoded together in one Cicer arietinum cultivar CDC Frontier isolate Library 1 chromosome 4, Cicar.CDCFrontier_v2.0, whole genome shotgun sequence window:
- the LOC101508548 gene encoding pentatricopeptide repeat-containing protein At3g62890: MHEFVAGDKSHDQYKEIYEMVDEMGREIKRVVYVPTTPQVLLDIDEEDKEDALYGHSEKLAIAFALLNTPPGTSIRIVKNLHICEDCHSATKFISKVYNRGIVVRDRNRFHHFKNGLCSCRDFW; encoded by the coding sequence atgcatgagttTGTTGCTGGTGATAAGTCTCATGATCAGTATAAAGAGATATATGAAATGGTGGATGAGATGGGCAGGGAAATCAAAAGGGTAGTGTATGTTCCTACAACACCTCAAGTGTTGCTTGACATTGATGAAGAAGATAAAGAAGATGCTTTGTATGGACATAGTGAAAAGCTTGCCATAGCTTTTGCTCTTTTGAACACTCCCCCTGGAACATCAATTAGGATTGTGAAGAACTTGCACATTTGTGAGGATTGTCACTCTGCTACTAAGTTTATATCTAAGGTTTATAATAGAGGAATTGTTGTCAGGGACCGCAATCGCTTCCACCATTTCAAAAATGGTTTGTGCTCTTGTAGAGACTTTTGGTAA